From the genome of Cynocephalus volans isolate mCynVol1 chromosome 15, mCynVol1.pri, whole genome shotgun sequence:
aaataataaaatctacatGAATAATCGTagttttcaaatcatatattGAGTATTGGCAGGCACTGTGCAAGGTGCTTGGCAGTACTAATCTCATTTGCCTTTCTCAACAGAGCAGAATTTATCCCAAAAGCTTCATGTTGctgttattttataaatgagaaaattggcTTAGAAAAAGAACTCATTAGGAGCAAGAGCTGGCTCTGActgtctgacttcagagcctgCTCTCAGACAGCAGCCTTTGCCTGTTTACAGCATCATAGTGATGGGTGTTCCGTGGGCACTACATGGTCAGATGTATTCCCTGATAATATTATAGACTGATTTGGGACAGGGGCGAAGTTTCTCCAATCAGTCACTtttctctccagagaaacaaGCCAATTTGTTCCTCCGTATAGAATTGACTTAATAATTCACCCAAGAGAGACACCCCTCTCTGATGGCTCCATCTTTGCCATCTTGGGTGTTAGTTCAAAtcacaaaagagaaacaaatagtgCAGGCCGTGACCCAACGACCGACGCCTGAGGTTGGCGCTGCCTTGCAGCCCAGGGGCACGCCTTCCCTAGGTGACTCGCTGCCTGTGCAGCCTTTGAGGTTCCCAGGCTCACTTGGGCAGTCCTTGCCCTGCTCTGGACTCCCAGCAGTCGTCCTGGCACGGGGGGCAGAGGGACGCGTTCACTTACTGGGAGGCCCAGGGGCGTCTGATCCTGGCGGCGGCCCCCTGCAGTCCGTCCTGCTGGGGCCTGTCCTCGGCCTCCCCGCCGTAGCCACTGTCCTCCGTGTCTACGCTGTCGCTCCTCCACGTGGTCTCCTCCTGTGCCATCGCTTTCCAGCCTTTGGTCAGCCCCGAGACCAGGGTGGCACATTTTCTCCTCCGCGTCGGGGAGCCATGGCTCTGGAGGATTCGGTCGATGTCGCTCTCCGGCTGCTCAGGTTCGGGGACTCCACCGTCCTTCTCGTACCGATGGCTGAGGTGGCTCACGTCCCCTCCTCTCTCATAAGCCTTGCTGACAACTGTTTTGGTCACCTCTTTCCTTTTGATATGGGAGGCCTCGGTGGCTTCCTCGGAGCCTTGTCCATTGCCATAGGTGTCCGGCGTTTGGGATGGAGACGTCGGGGCCCCCCGGGCTTTCGGGTGGGGCGTGGGGTGGATTATAGGTTTAGGAGGCTGCAGTGGGTCCTGGGTCCCTCCGGGCTGCCAGCCTGCAGGCTCCTGGGCCTGCCGGGTGCTGTTCGCATTCGCCCACTGCTGCCACCCTCGGGCCAAGCTGATGACCAGGGCGGCTGTGCGCACCTTCCGCAGGGCGCCCCCTTTTCTCTCGGCCGACCCGTCCGCTCTTCCCTTTTCTCCCGGAGCCATGCTCTCCGTCCCTTCTCTACTGTTAGCCCGGGCGCTGGGTCCAGTGGATCGCCTGGGATTTAAATAGCagctgggtgtggggtggggcgGAGAGACTGGTGACGTGGAAACTATGTGAAGCATTTCTTGCCAAGATGCGGTGCCTTTGCCCTGAtggtgttctttttttaaatcctgacAGCTCCAGTTTCATCAGGGCAGAGGGACATCTCTGCTGGTGAAGGACAGTGATAGAGGCTCACTCCTTTTCTTCTCCAAGTGCCAGAAGGGAAATTACTAGATCTGATCATGCGCTCAGCCTTATGCTTTTCTTGACCTTAAAATATGGCCCTACCATTTATAGAAGCATACAGTATGTGCACAAATTGTGCTAGGAACATTATAGACTTGTTCTCATTTAAACCTCAGCAGCCCTCAATACAACTCTCAGttagccccattttatagctgagaaaaaTGAAACCTAACTTCTAGAACTAACAATGCCTGACATTCAAACCCACGTCTGTCTGATTCAAAGATTGTGCGTCCTTTCATCCTAGTTATCAAAAATCCTAAGTTGCCTTTTCTTTTGCCTTCACCTTTTAAGAAATAGCCCTTAGATCATCTCATCCAaccctcattttccagatgagaaaattgaggcccagatAAGAAGACCAAGGTCCAGATGGAAGCTGTTTTCTAGTCCCAGGTTTGAGTTATTATACACACAagttaatattatattaatatgacttattataatatattatattaatgttatagattatattatataatagtcAAAATTTGTgtccaatcatttaaaaaattaagttaaaagacCAGCACACACACTGAATTTCAAAAATTACTgttagaataaatattttctaatatttcatttaaaaagtctatataaagacaaaataaatgaatgctgTCAGGAGCACacactccccccccccttttttggtCGCTAGTGGGTAtcagaatctgaacccttgactttagtgtgACAACACcgaactctaaccaactgagctaaccagccagctctcccTGCATTTGTTTGTAACGACAGAACCTTCTTTAGCACGCCTTTAGGTTCATTTCAGCAGATACTTTTTCAACCCTCAGAACAAAgacagaaatacatatttttaaaaggactgGAAAAGTAGGTCATGTGGACAGAAAATGAACCACTCATGCAGTatattaaagcaaataaaaatgtccAAGTCTCAGCAAAAAACAATTTCTTAAAGTAAGACAAATTAAGAGAATTATTTTTCCCTCAACAGGTCTATAGGTTTTAAAACTATATCCTTTCCTTCAAACTTGACATGCAGTTAACCATACTGATCGAAAGCTGCTAAGAGCATAAAACAAAGTATGAAAGTTAATTAGTTCTGATGAAAAAAAAGTCGAGGTCATTTTTTATTTCGAAAAAAATGCCAATGTCATTTTTTCATCGTGTGGGTTATTTATCTCAGGattaaaacaattttggaaataatttaataCTCTATCTATCTAGAAATCTGTCAGATATGCTTTCAGAGTTCAGCAGGATCTGATAACATTAAGGGAGAGCCAATAATGCAGAGACAAAATCCCTCTTGATTAATTAAGAGGAAATTGGATCACAAGGAAAGtaaactattacaaataaagattTAAATCTGTCTGAAATATCTGGCATTCCTTCCTGGAATGCAGATACACTGCAGACTGTTTGGTTCCTGGCAAATTCCCTTCATCCCACTTGGAAGGCCTTGGGACAGAAGAGGGTTCCACCAAGACGCCCATAAGCTTAGCCCAGGATCAAGCTAATTTACAACTTCCAAAGGGATTTTTCAGCTTCGCTGCCCACACCTGCTCCAGGTTCAATCCTGATACAGGGAGAAGAAATGGAGACAGCAAAATTTTAATAGTCTTACATATTAACAGGCATTGCAGTCAGCTGCCTGGGGCTTGGGGCTGTCAGCAGATGGTCTTGGCAGAAAACAGAAGCAGCTGCTGAGAGAATCTGGTCATTCTTTCTGAGATTTAGCTTCCATGGCAACTGCAGTCCTTCATTCATACTTCTACAGAAGAGAGAGTAAAATTCCTTTCCTCCTGTCTTCTTTATACATTCCTGCCCTAAAGCAAGGTCTGTATGCCACCTACTACCATCTTTGGTAACTAGGGAGATGTTATGTTCTCTTTCTCAATCTAGATGCAGATTCTTAGGAGTTCCATATTCTTCTACTTTAACATATGgtgtaaaagaaatgaaaataaaatctcaaagacaaagggtGAAATAAGAAGTGGTTTACAAAGGGAGTTCCTTATAAAACTGTGAGATTTGAAACTGTAGGTGACCATGCAGTCCTGATTAATGGAGTAATTATTTCCTAAGAAATTTGTCGTAAGTGTGAAAgcgttttgaaaaaaattatttgatcatATCAACAATACTAGAAAGGGTAGGGAGATGTTTTGATACACTTCTCTGCATGATATACTTACAAGTCAGGTAGAGGCAACCCTCATAGCCAGCAATATAATCTTACTAAACAGACTTTGGAAAACAACACTTGCTCAAAGcttatataaagtaataatttattttttttaaataaattttattttgtatgtttgaGGTTTAAACATGATATTATTGGATTCATTTAGATAGTAAcatggttactatagtgaagcaaattaacatatctatcatctctgtagttcctttttttttaagagcagcTAAAATCCACTTAAAAATTCCTAACACAGTTTAACTCTAgccctcatgttgtacattagacctctagacttgttcatcgtatgtatctgctactttgtatcctgaGTTAACATCTCCCCATTTGCTTCCTCACCCCACCTCTGGTAgccactgttttattttctacttctgtatatttgatatctctctctctctctctctctctctctctctctctctctctctctctctctctctctctctctctctctctctctagattccacatataagtgagatgacggaatatttttctttctatgtctgtcttatttcacttaacataatgtcctccaggtttatacatattgtggcaaatggcaggattttattcttttttaaggctaaatattattccattgtgtgtgtgtgtgtatacacacacacaccacattttctttatccatttgtccactgacagacacttaggttgtttctatattttgactattgtaagcAATGCTACAATGAAcgtgagagtgcagatatctttacaaGTTGGTAATTTtatctcctttgggtatattcccagaagagTGATGGCTGGCTCATAtgctagttctatttttaattctttaggaacatccatattgttttccataatggctgcaccaatctacattcccaaccaacagtgtagtagggtttccttttctctatatcctcaccaacatttgttatctagTATTTTTGGTAACAGTCAtgctaacaggtatgaggtgatatctcatagtggttttaatttgcatttccctagtgattagtgatgttgagcaccttttcataaaCCTGTTAACCATTTGTACGTGcaatttggagaaatgtctgttcaggcccTTTGCtcgtttttaattggattgtttctCTGCTATTGATTAGTAAGAGttctttacaaattttattaGTCCCTTAttagatatgtggtttgcaaatattttttcccagtctattggttgtcttttcattttgttgattgtttcctttgctgtgcagaaactttttagtttgatatagtcccatttatttatttttgtttgtgtagcctgagcttttggtgtgatatctGAAAAC
Proteins encoded in this window:
- the ABRA gene encoding actin-binding Rho-activating protein — translated: MAPGEKGRADGSAERKGGALRKVRTAALVISLARGWQQWANANSTRQAQEPAGWQPGGTQDPLQPPKPIIHPTPHPKARGAPTSPSQTPDTYGNGQGSEEATEASHIKRKEVTKTVVSKAYERGGDVSHLSHRYEKDGGVPEPEQPESDIDRILQSHGSPTRRRKCATLVSGLTKGWKAMAQEETTWRSDSVDTEDSGYGGEAEDRPQQDGLQGAAARIRRPWASQANRFTEKLNCKAQRKCSQVNNLKGRWQQWADEHIQSQKLNPFSEEFDYQLAMSTRLHKGDDGYGRPKEGTKTAERAKRAEEHIYREIMDMCFIIRTMARHRRDGKIQVTFGDLFDRYVRISDKVVGILMRARKHGLVDFEGEMLWQGRDDHVVITLLE